One part of the Coffea eugenioides isolate CCC68of chromosome 10, Ceug_1.0, whole genome shotgun sequence genome encodes these proteins:
- the LOC113749309 gene encoding cyclin-D5-1-like has product MQNSQDAFSSPSSLLCREESENVFNDGGGTIGDYISNAGKEEEEDDDDAEYVEMLLREVISGNGPVLQEQECAYISNWIKEARLDAIQYILSTNASFGFKIQTAFLAVTYLDKFLSRRLIEGEKYWAIRLLAMACLSLAAKMEECRVPLLSEFPGEDYNFEGKVIRRMEILILDTLEWRMAIATPYTFTPYFVSKLCKNNQMRDAVSRVIEIIPVAIRNANLIHDRPSTIAAAATLWMLDQRLSRESLELKINALSSSGFLKIEDIISFYNQMKELDTSSSIRSPPLTPIQLRRTSNDVLENSTIASSGLTAKRKSLTFTDEGDQNVKMPDSKRQG; this is encoded by the exons ATGCAAAATTCTCAGGATGCATTTTCGTCTCCTTCAAGTCTACTATGCCGAGAAGAAAGTGAGAATGTCTTCAATGATGGTGGTGGTACAATTGGTGATTACATATCAAATGcagggaaagaagaagaagaagatgatgatgatgctgaGTACGTAGAGATGTTGCTCCGAGAAGTGATTAGCGGCAATGGACCTGTACTTCAAGAACAAGAATGCGCATACATTAGTAATTGGATTAAAGAAGCTCGTTTGGATGCCATCCAATATATTCTGAGT ACCAATGCATCATTTGGATTTAAAATCCAAACAGCTTTCTTGGCAGTCACATATCTTGATAAATTTCTTTCAAGAAGGCTTATTGAG GGTGAGAAATATTGGGCAATACGTCTGCTAGCAATGGCTTGTTTATCATTGGCCGCAAAAATGGAAGAATGCAGAGTGCCCCTATTATCAGAATTTCCTGGGGAGGATTACAATTTTGAAGGCAAAGTGATAAGGAGAATGGAGATTTTAATATTAGATACATTGGAGTGGAGAATGGCAATAGCTACTCCTTACACCTTCACCCCTTATTTCGTATCAAAACTTTGCAAGAACAACCAAATGAGAGACGCGGTTTCCAGAGTAATTGAGATCATCCCTGTTGCAATAAGAA ATGCCAATCTAATCCATGATAGACCATCTACaatagcagcagcagcaacattGTGGATGTTGGACCAAAGATTATCAAGAGAGTCTTTGGAGCTTAAGATCAACGCCTTATCCTCCAGTGGTTTTCTAAAAATT GAAGATATAATATCGTTTtataatcaaatgaaggaactAGACACGTCCAGCAGCATAAGATCTCCTCCATTAACACCAATTCAGTTGCGAAGAACGTCGAATGATGTTTTGGAGAACTCTACAATTGCTAGCTCTGGCCTTACTGCTAAAAGAAAGAGCCTTAC